A window of Bacillus sp. 2205SS5-2 genomic DNA:
ATGTGAAACATCAAGCGATGACTAGAGGCTGACCTTATGTATATATATATAAATGGACAATATATGAAACAAGAAAAGGCGAAGATTTCCCCGTTTGATCATGGTTTTTTATATGGTATAGGGATATTTGAGACATTCCGTATGTATAACGGTCACCCTTTCTTATTGGATGATCATTTAGAGAGATTGCACCAGGGGTTGCAAGAATTGAATATCAAGTACTCGTTAAAAAGAGAAGATGTGCTATCAATATTGACTAAGTTGAAAACTCATAATGAGTTGCCAAATGCTTACGTTCGTTTAAATGTTTCTGCAGGTATAGGGGAGATAGGTCTTCGTTCAGAACCCTACCCGGAGCCAACTATTATCGTCTTTCAAAAAAAACTCCCCTCGGTCTCTGGGCTAAGTAGTAAAGAAGGTAGATTTTTATCGATTAGAAGGAATACACCTGAAACAGGCTTTCGGTTAAAATCACATCATTATTTGAATAATATGGCAGCGAAAAGAGAAATTGGTTCGACAGCGTCCATTGAAGGGATATTTTTAACAGAACAAGGATACGTAGCAGAGGGAATAACTTCAAATATCTTTTGGTATAAGAATCACACTTTATATACTCCTAAGATAGAAACGGGAATCTTGAATGGAATAACACGGCAATTCGTTCTTAGTCTGAGTGATCAATTAGGTGTTAAGACCAATGAAGGTTGTTATTCAAAAGAACACTTACTAAGTGCAGAGGAGATTTTTTTCACCAACTCGGTACAAGGTGTGGTCCCAATTAGTCAGTTAGATGCTCAAGTTTTCCCCGGATGTGAAGGAGAGTTGGTAAAGATGTTATCGACAGCATATCAGGAGAAAACGGGCGATTTGTGGAGTCATCATGAGTTAGGAGGAAGGTCATGATTCAAACAATAGAATGTGGACCGTATACGTTAGAATACGGAGAGAAAACGTTAGTGATGGGAATTTTAAATGTAACGCCAGACTCCTTTTCGGACGGTGGAAAATACAAAGTAATTGAAGAAGCGGTTTTTCGTGCCAAAGAAATGATTTCACATGGAGCTGATATTATTGATATTGGCGGGGAATCAACAAGACCCGGATTTGAGGCAGTTTCTATAGAAGAAGAATTAAGTCGTGTGATTCCAGTGATAAAGGCGGTATCACAAGCGGTTTCAGTGCCGATTTCCATCGATACGTACAAAGCTGAAACCGC
This region includes:
- the pabC gene encoding aminodeoxychorismate lyase; the protein is MYIYINGQYMKQEKAKISPFDHGFLYGIGIFETFRMYNGHPFLLDDHLERLHQGLQELNIKYSLKREDVLSILTKLKTHNELPNAYVRLNVSAGIGEIGLRSEPYPEPTIIVFQKKLPSVSGLSSKEGRFLSIRRNTPETGFRLKSHHYLNNMAAKREIGSTASIEGIFLTEQGYVAEGITSNIFWYKNHTLYTPKIETGILNGITRQFVLSLSDQLGVKTNEGCYSKEHLLSAEEIFFTNSVQGVVPISQLDAQVFPGCEGELVKMLSTAYQEKTGDLWSHHELGGRS